A genomic region of Thunnus maccoyii chromosome 13, fThuMac1.1, whole genome shotgun sequence contains the following coding sequences:
- the LOC121909685 gene encoding spectrin family protein isoform X3, protein MSTISPTDFDSLEIQQQYNDINNRWDLAAETDWDNENSSARLFERSRIKALADEREAVQKKTFTKWVNSHLGRVTCRIGDLYTDLRDGRMLIRLLEVLSGEQLPKPTKGRMRIHCLENVDKALQFLKEQKVHLENMGSHDIVDGNHRLTLGLIWTIILRFQIQDISVETEDNKEKKSAKDALLLWCQMKTAGYPNVNIHNFTTSWRDGLAFNAIVHKHRSDLIEFDTLKRSNAHYNLQNAFNVAEKELGLTKLLDPEDVNVDQPDEKSIITYVATYYHYFSKMKALAVEGKRIGKVLDYAIEADQLIEKYETLASELLQWIEQTIVTLNDRQLANSLSAVQNQLQAFNSYRTVEKPPKFTEKGNLEVLLFTIQSKMRANNQKVYMPREGKLISDINKAWERLEKAEHERELALRNELIRQEKLEMLAARFDRKAAMRETWLSENQRLVSQDNFGTDLGAVEAATRKHEAIETDIGAYWERVAAVEAVAKELEAEAYHDVRRIIARRDNVLRLWEYLKELLAARRERLNAHRDLQRLFQEMRYIMDWMADMKSRLQSQDSGKHLHDVLDLLQKHTLVEADTSAQAERIKAVQGAAKRFTSYEQAYKPCEPGLVSEKVDLLGRAYEELGQLAGARRERLEDSRRLWQFLWDLGEEAAWIREQEQILASGDCGRDLTSALHLLSKHEAFRDEMAARYGPLSNSIAAGETLIKEGHYGAPEVTERIEDIQAQWTHLEETTKLREQRLKEAVALHQFQTDANDMEAWIMETLRQVSSQEVGHDEFSTQTLARKQREIEEEIQSHHPVIDSLHEQVQALPQAYINFPQVDGRLPAIEQRYEELKSLSAARRQALEGALALYRMFSEAGACQLWVEEKEQWLHGMEIPTKLEDLEVVQQRFETLEPEMNNLGTRVTDVSLVAEQLLSSDNCSRDQIHHTRDQLNNRWREFQRLADQKKQALESALNIQNYHLECNEIQTWMREKTKVIESTQSLGNDLAGVMALQRKLTGMERDLEAIQGKLDDLRNEAEKLAKEHPDQAGEIQGRLAEIQEVWEELNTTMKRREESLGEASKLQGFLRDLDDFQSWLSRTQTAVASEDIPTSLPEAESLLGQHESIKNEVDNYKEDYEKMRAVGEEVTQGQTDAQYMFLAQRLQALDTGWHELRRMWENRHSLLAQAFDFQTFLRDAKQAEAFLNSQEYVLSHTEMPTSLQGAEEAIKKHEDFLTTTEASEEKITGVVEAGRRLINDCNANSDKIQEKVDSIQERHHKNKEAANELLTKLKDNRELQHFLQDGQELTLWINEKMLTAQDMSYDEARNLHSKWQKHQAFMAELASNKDWLDKIDKEGQALVAEKPELKPVVQQTLEDLQRQWEELEGTTRTKAQCLFDANRAELFTQSCSALDVWLKNLEGQLHSDDYGKDLTSVNILLKKHQMLEHQMEVREKEVQSLQSQALALSQEDAGLAEVDGQQRRVTDNFSNLQEPLKLRRQKLLASKEAHQFNRDLEDEILWVKERMPLATSTDHGKDLPTVQLLIKKNQTLQKEIQGHQPRIDDIHRRGQTQTQVDGERQSVLEDRLVELRDLWDQLIAETDKRHARLIEANRAQQFYADSAEAEAWMGEQELHMMSEEKAKDEQSALVMVKKHQTLEQALEDYAQTIHQLANSSRLMVTGDHPESERITLRQAQVDKLYAGLKDLAEERRGRLQERLRLTQLKREVDDLEQWIAEREVVAGSHELGQDYEHVTMLRDKFREFARDTSTIGQERVDGVNALADDLIESGHPENASVAEWKDGLNEAWADLLELIDTRTQMLAASYELHRFHQDAMEVLGRVKEKREVLPSDLGRDLNTVQHLHRQHNAFEHDIQALSGQVNQVQDDAARLQKAYAGEKADDIHRSEHAVTSAWEGLLEAGQARRILLQDTVEKFRFFNMVRDLMLWMDGVNLQIDAHDSPRDVSSAGLVIANHQDIKSEIETRADSFTACIEMGNTLINNNHYAADEIREKLAQLQEKRDKINKKWQDKMDHLQIVLEVLQFGRDAYVAESWLAGQEPLVRTAELGANVDEVESLIKRHEAFEKLAAAWEERFVLLEKLTTLEEQEIQRRREEEERARRPPTPPPAVEVGQSEAESQAHDSAARTSLDQTTLNQSVSVNGVHSDDTSQQSLSLSLSVGKKSEPKRVCKPKQPERGSESESVNGPGRDSGLASSRLDPSATLPSRGGAESEPETMEGMLCRKQEMESHSKKAATRSWQNVYCVLRKGSLGFYKDGKSASNGIPYHGEVPISLGEAVCEVAHDYKKRKHVFKLRLGDGKEYLFQAKDEAEMSSWIRSILSSIPTGSGDSPGGPRALSRAMTMPPISPSSGDAGGVTMRNKDGKEKDREKRFSFFGKKK, encoded by the exons ATGAGTACCATCTCGCCGACAGACTTTGACAGCTTGGAGATCCAGCAGCAGTACAATGACATCAACAACCGCTGGGATCTGGCAGCAGAGACTGACTGGGATAATGAGAACAGTTCAGCTCGCCTCTTTGAGCGCTCACGCATCAAGGCTCTTGCAG aTGAGCGTGAAGCAGTACAGAAGAAGACCTTCACCAAATGGGTGAACTCTCACTTAGGCCGAGTGACCTGTCGCATCGGTGACTTGTATACTGACCTACGCGATGGCCGCATGCTAATCCGCCTGCTGGAAGTGCTCTCAGGAGAACAGCTG CCAAAGCCCACTAAGGGTCGCATGCGTATCCACTGCCTGGAGAACGTTGACAAAGCCCTGCAGTTTCTCAAGGAGCAAAAAGTCCATCTAGAAAACATGGGCTCACACGACATTGTGGATGGGAATCACCGTCTCACCCTGGGTCTCATCTGGACCATCATCCTTCGCTTCCAG ATCCAGGACATCAGTGTGGAGACAGAAGATAACAAGGAGAAGAAATCAGCCAAAGATGCCCTGCTGCTTTGGTGCCAAATGAAAACTGCTGG ATATCCTAATGTCAACATCCACAACTTCACTACCAGCTGGAGAGATGGCCTGGCGTTCAATGCCATTGTGCACAAACACAG ATCTGACCTGATTGAGTTTGACACACTGAAAAGGTCCAATGCTCACTACAATCTCCAAAATGCTTTCAATGTGGCTGAGAAGGAGCTGGGTCTTACCAAGCTGCTCGATCCAGAAG atgTTAATGTTGATCAGCCTGATGAGAAGTCCATCATTACCTATGTGGCGACCTACTACCATTACTTCTCAAAGATGAAAGCCCTGGCAGTGGAGGGTAAAAGAATTGGCAAg GTCCTGGACTATGCTATTGAAGCAGACCAGCTGATAGAGAAGTATGAGACCCTGGCCTcagagctgctgcagtggaTTGAGCAGACTATAGTGACGCTTAATGATCGGCAGCTAGCTAACTCACTGAGTGCTGTACAGAACCAGCTCCAGGCCTTCAACTCCTACAGAACTGTGGAGAAACCTCCGAA ATTTACAGAGAAAGGAAACTTGGAAGTTCTCCTCTTTACCATCCAAAGCAAGATGAGAGCAAACAACCAGAAAGTTTACATGCCAAGAGAAGGCAAACTCATCTCTGACATCAATAAG GCATGGGAGAGACTGGAAAAGGCAGAGCATGAACGTGAGCTTGCACTCAGAAATGAGTTGATTCGCCAGGAGAAGCTGGAAATGCTCGCTGCACGTTTTGATCGCAAAGCTGCTATGCGAGAAACATGGCTGAGTGAGAACCAGAGGCTGGTGTCCCAG GACAATTTTGGAACTGACTTGGGAGCAGTGGAAGCTGCCACTCGTAAACATGAGGCAATTGAGACAGACATTGGGGCATACTGGGAGCGTGTGGCTGCTGTAGAGGCTGTTGCCAAAGAGCTTGAAGCAGAGGCATACCATGATGTGCGGCGTATAATTGCAAGAAGGGATAATGTGCTTCGACTCTGGGAATACCTGAAGGAGCTTCTGGCTGCACGCAGAGAGCGGCTGAATGCCCATCGTGACCTACAGAGACTGTTCCAGGAGATGCGCTATATCATGGACTGGATGGCAGACATGAAG AGTCGTCTACAGTCTCAGGACAGTGGTAAACATTTGCATGATGTCTTAGAcctactgcagaaacacactctGGTAGAGGCTGATACTTCAGCCCAGGCAGAGAGGATCAAGGCAGTGCAGGGAGCTGCAAAGCGCTTCACTTCCTATGAACAGG CCTACAAACCATGTGAGCCGGGACTAGTTAGTGAGAAGGTTGACCTGCTTGGACGAGCTTATGAGGAGCTTGGTCAGCTTGCTGGTGCACGCAGAGAGCGCCTAGAGGACTCTCGCCGCCTGTGGCAGTTCCTGTGGGATCTCGGAGAGGAGGCAGCCTGGATCAGAGAGCAAGAGCAGATCCTGGCCAGTGGAGACTGTGGCCGCGACCTCACTTCTGCCCTTCACCTGCTCAGTAAACATGAGGCTTTCAGGGATGAGATGGCAGCCCGCTATGGCCCCCTGAGTAACAGCATCGCTGCTGGGGAAACTTTGATTAAGGAGGGACACTATGGAGCCCCAGAGGTCACAGAGAGGATTGAAGACATCCAAGCACAGTGGACACATCTGGAGGAG ACAACCAAGCTCAGAGAGCAGAGGCTTAAGGAAGCAGTGGCCCTGCATCAGTTTCAAACAGATGCCAATGACATGGAGGCATGGATCATGGAGACTCTTAGACAGGTGTCCAGTCAGGAGGTGGGCCATGATGAATTCTCCACCCAAACTCTAGCCCGCAAGCAGAGGGAAATAGAAGAGGAGATCCAGAGCCACCATCCTGTAATCGACTCCTTGCACGAGCAGGTCCAAGCACTGCCACAGGCCTATATTAATTTCCCTCAG GTGGATGGTCGTCTACCTGCCATTGAGCAGCGCTACGAAGAACTGAAATCTTTGTCAGCAGCTCGGCGCCAGGCTCTGGAAGGTGCCCTGGCCCTCTACCGCATGTTCAGTGAGGCTGGTGCTTGCCAGCTCTGGGTGGAAGAAAAGGAGCAGTGGTTACATGGCATGGAGATCCCGACCAAACTGGAGGACTTAGAGGTGGTGCAGCAGAG ATTTGAGACACTGGAACCTGAGATGAACAACCTAGGCACTCGTGTCACTGATGTGAGCCTGGTGGCTGAGCAGCTGCTGAGCTCCGACAACTGTAGCAGAGACCAAATCCACCACACACGGGACCAGCTGAATAACAG ATGGAGGGAATTCCAGCGACTGGCCGATCAAAAGAAACAGGCCCTAGAGTCGGCCCTTAACATCCAGAACTACCACCTGGAGTGTAATGAGATCCAAACCTGGATGAGGGAAAAGACCAAGGTTATTGAATCTACTCAGAGCTTGGGCAATGACCTGGCTGGAGTGATGGCACTACAACGCAAACTCACTGGCATGGAGAGGGACCTGGAGGCTATTCAG GGCAAATTGGATGACCTGAGAAATGAGGCAGAAAAGCTGGCCAAGGAACATCCAGATCAGGCTGGAGAGATCCAAGGACGCCTGGCAGAGATTCAGGAGGTGTGGGAGGAGTTGAACACCACCATGAAACGACGTGAGGAGTCACTGGGTGAAGCCAGCAAGCTGCAGGGCTTCCTTAGGGATCTGGACGACTTCCAGTCCTGGCTGTCCCGCACCCAGACAGCCGTGGCCTCAGAGGACATTCCCACTTCTCTGCCTGAGGCGGAGAGTTTGCTAGGGCAGCATGAGAGCATCAAGAATGAGGTGGATAACTATAAGGAGGACTATGAGAAGATGCGAGCAGTTGGTGAGGAGGTGACTCAAGGTCAGACAGATGCCCAGTACATGTTCTTGGCCCAGAGGCTCCAGGCGTTGGATACTGGCTGGCATGAGTTGCGTCGCATGTGGGAGAACCGACACAGTCTTTTGGCTCAAGCCTTTGACTTCCAGACTTTCTTGAGGGATGCAAAGCAGGCAGAGGCTTTCCTCAACAGCCAG GAGTATGTGCTGTCCCACACAGAGATGCCTACCAGTCTTCAGGGAGCAGAGGAGGCCATTAAGAAGCATGAGGATTTCCTCACCACCACAGAGGCCAGTGAGGAGAAGATAACTGGTGTGGTGGAGGCTGGACGGCGCCTCATTAATGACTGTAATGCAAACTCTGATAAGATCCAGGAAAAAGTTGATTCCATCCAGGAGAG GCATCATAAGAATAAGGAGGCTGCAAATGAATTGCTGACAAAGCTTAAGGATAACCGGGAACTGCAGCACTTCCTTCAAGATGGGCAggag CTCACATTGTGGATCAATGAGAAGATGCTGACGGCTCAGGACATGTCATATGACGAGGCCAGAAATCTTCACAGCAAGTGGCAGAAACACCAGGCCTTCATGGCAGAGCTGGCCTCTAACAAAGACTGGCTTGACAAAATTGATAAG GAGGGTCAGGCGCTGGTGGCGGAGAAGCCAGAGCTGAAACCTGTTGTCCAGCAGACCCTGGAGGACCTGCAGCGTCAGTGGGAAGAGCTGGAAGGCACCACTCGCACCAAGGCCCAGTGTTTGTTTGATGCTAACCGGGCAGAGCTCTTCACGCAGAGCTGCTCTGCTCTGGATGTCTGGCTGAAAAACCTTGAGGGTCAGCTGCATAGTGACGACTATGGCAAGGATTTGACCAGTGTCAACATCCTGCTCAAGAAGCATCAG ATGCTGGAGCACCAGATGGAGGTCCGAGAGAAGGAGGTGCAGTCTCTGCAGTCTCAGGCCCTGGCCCTGTCCCAGGAAGACGCTGGACTCGCTGAAGTAGATGGTCAGCAAAGGCGTGTCACTGACAACTTTTCCAACCTTCAGGAACCTCTCAAACTGAGGAGACAGAAACTGCTCGCCTCCAAAGAGGCCCATCAGTTCAACAGAGATCTGGAGGATGAAATC ctaTGGGTGAAAGAGAGGATGCCTCTGGCGACCTCCACAGACCATGGAAAAGACCTGCCCACGGTACAGCTGCTAATCAAGAAGAACCAG ACATTGCAGAAGGAGATCCAGGGCCATCAGCCTCGCATCGATGACATCCACAGACGAGGGCAGACTCAGACCCAAGTAGATGGCGAGAGACAATCTGTCCTTGAGGATCGTCTTGTTGAGCTGAGGGATCTCTGGGACCAGCTGATTGCTGAGACAGACAAGCGTCATGCCCGCCTAATAGAGGCCAATCGCGCCCAGCAGTTCTATGCTGATAGCGCAGAGGCGGAGGCCTGGATGGGAGAGCAGGAGCTACACATGATGTCAGAGGAAAAGGCCAAG GATGAGCAAAGTGCACTAGTGATGGTCAAGAAGCACCAGACCCTCGAACAGGCACTTGAAGACTATGCCCAGACTATACACCAGCTAGCCAACAGCAGCCGACTCATGGTCACCGGTGACCACCCGGAGAG cGAGAGAATCACCTTACGACAAGCACAAGTTGACAAGCTGTATGCAGGGTTGAAAGACCTTGCTGAGGAGCGTCGTGGGCGTCTTCAGGAGAGACTGCGGCTGACCCAGCTGAAGCGGGAGGTGGATGACCTGGAACAGTGGATTGCTGAAAGGGAGGTGGTTGCTGGCTCACATGAACTAGGACAGGACTATGAGCATGTCACA ATGCTGAGGGACAAGTTCCGGGAGTTTGCTCGTGACACAAGCACCATTGGCCAAGAACGTGTAGATGGTGTAAATGCACTGGCAGATGACCTGATTGAATCCGGTCATCCGGAGAACGCCAGTGTGGCTGAGTGGAAGGACGGGCTAAATGAGGCCTGGGCTGATCTGCTGGAGCTGATTGACACGCGCACACAGATGCTGGCAGCCTCCTATGAGTTGCACCGCTTCCATCAGGACGCCATGGAGGTGCTTGGACGTGTTAAGGAGAAGAGGGAGGTGCTGCCCTCTGACCTTGGCCGTGATCTGAACACTGTCCAACATCTACACAGACAGCACAACGCTTTCGAGCATGACATCCAGGCCCTCAGTGGACAG GTGAACCAGGTGCAAGATGATGCAGCACGGCTGCAGAAGGCCTACGCTGGAGAGAAAGCTGATGACATTCACAGGAGTGAACATGCTGTGACCTCTGCCTGGGAGGGCCTGCTTGAGGCTGGTCAGGCTCGCAGGATCCTACTGCAAGACACTGTGGAGAAGTTCCGCTTCTTCAACATGGTGCGAGACCTCATGCTCTGGATGGATGGCGTCAACCTGCAGATTGATGCACATGACAGCCCCAG GGATGTGTCTTCAGCAGGGTTGGTCATTGCCAATCATCAGGACATCAAGTCAGAGATTGAAACCAGAGCAGACAGCTTTACTGCCTGTATTGAGATGGGAAATACTCTCATCAACAATAATCACTATGCAGCTGATGAG ATCCGGGAGAAACTTGCACAACTTCAAGAAAAGAGGGACAAGATCAACAAAAAGTGGCAAGACAAGATGGATCATTTACAAATTG TGCTGGAGGTGTTGCAATTTGGACGCGATGCTTATGTGGCAGAGTCTTGGTTGGCAGGGCAGGAACCTCTGGTACGAACGGCAGAGCTGGGTGCAAATGTGGATGAGGTGGAAAGTCTAATTAAGCGCCATGAGGCCTTTGAGAAACTTGCTGCTGCCTGGGAAGAACGCTTTGTTTTGCTGGAGAAACTCACTACA CTGGAGGAACAGGAGATCCAGAGGAGgcgagaggaagaggagagggcaCGGCGACCCCCAACACCACCCCCAGCAGTGGAAGTGGGACAATCTGAGGCAGAAAGTCAAGCACATGATTCTGCAGCCAG AACCAGTCTGGACCAGACAACACTCAATCAGTCGGTGTCAGTGAATGGAGTACACAGTGACGACACATCTCAG CAGTCATTATCGCTATCGTTGTCAGTGGGAAAGAAATCAGAGCCTAAACGTGTGTGTAAGCCAAAGCAGCCGGAGCGT GGCTCGGAGTCCGAGTCGGTGAACGGACCAGGTAGAGACAGCGGGCTGGCATCCTCTCGCCTCGATCCGTCTGCCACATTACCAAGCAGGGGTGGAGCAGAGTCTGAGCCAGAAACCATGGAGGGTATGCTCTGTCGAAAACAGGAGATGGAGTCCCACAGCAAAAAGGCAGCTACCAG GTCATGGCAGAATGTGTACTGTGTCCTAAGAAAAGGAAGTCTTGGTTTCTATAAAGACGGCAAGAGCGCTAGCAACGGCATTCCATACCACGGAGAGGTACCCATCAGCCTTGGAGAGGCTGTTTGTGAGGTAGCTCATGACTATAAGAAGAGGAAACATGTATTTAAGCTCAG GCTAGGAGATGGAAAAGAATACCTGTTCCAAGCAAAGGATGAG GCGGAAATGAGCTCCTGGATCCGTTCCATCCTCAGCTCCATTCCAACAGGATCGGGAGACTCGCCCGGAGGTCCGCGGGCCCTCAGCCGTGCCATGACGATGCCTCCCATCTCCCCCAGCTCAGGTGATGCCGGAGGTGTTACCATGCGCAACAAAGACGGGAAAGAGAAGGATCGCGAGAAGAGGTTCAGCTTCTTTGGCAAGAAAAAATAG